The window AAGACCTCCATTTGGATATCATCGTCGCATCCTCCCATAATATATACCTTCCCGTCGATGTTCTCCACGACGGCTTCACACGTGCAAGCCACGTTCATGTTTGGTCCCTTTGTTAAATCTCCAGATCGAGTATCAAGAATCCAAAGTTTCGTCGAAGGTCTTATATATCCACCTTTGAAGAATATTTCTGGTCCCACTTGGATGGTATAAGATCGGTACATATACTTAGAACGGATCGGACTCTGATATGGAACTAGTCGATATTCAATCTTAGGTATCGTCTTCTCAATCTCACGGAGAGTGAACCAAAGGTAAACGAGAGTTTTGTCAACGTGAAAGAGGATATAGACTGAGTCCTTGGGTTTATTAGAGAGGAAGGATCGCAAACGGTGGAGCTCGGGCGAGTGGACTAGAGACCTTAGGGTTTTGGAGACACTACTTAGGTTTTGGTAGTAGCATCTTGGGACACGGATTAAGCAGTTGAAAATGATTTCGTCAGGCAACGATGTTAGCCATAAAGATGACGATCCTATGCTATCTTCCTGTGGTGGCTCGACGCCGGCTTTGAAGGCGGTTAAGGaagatcttttttttggttctctTTAATGAAGGTGGAGACATATCGTAGGGTTTCATTATACACAATAGTGTGGCTTTTAGGTTAATTAGCCTTTCTCACGTTCTCCGTTTTTCAATATAACATAATTATATCACTATTTTTTCAAGCTTAATGCTTATTTATTGACTAACTTAGCAATGGCCTTTTGTCTTCAATAGTGCATATGTCACCATGCTTTTTCTCGTGATTAGTAGTGGCGCTAGACACCAATGGTTGACGTCATCGATATCGCTCCTATGAGAGCACTGTATAAGAGTTGATCTTGTCTTCTCCATGAATCGTAGTGGGGGTTTGTTAATGTTGCTTCATCTACCGTTAAAGTGTTTGCTTGagtttttctattaaaaattaaatttcgtagtGTTAGATGAGATTTTAAAGTGATTTACCTAAAATCATAGTTAATTCTGAATTGATCCAAAATAATccaaaaacttacaaaaaaaaaagcaaatcacTTCAACTTATAGACTGAATACATCTCCTAGTCCTAGGGAAGAAAGATGCACAAGTCAATAAGTCATAGTTTATTAAACTTATTACAACTTACTAAattgtattattataatttaaccTCACAAGAAAATAGAAATACACAAACTAAAGGGCATTCGATATTTATATCTCCTTAAGTCAATTGAAAGACTAAGGgtaaaatagaaagaaaaaaaaaacataaaatgatcATGGTTCAACATGGTCTATCTTTACGTTTTGTAACTTGTCTTTCATCAACATGGTCTGTTGCAGATGCAGCGAAGGCGGAATCCCTGGCAGTCACCATCTGGAAAACCTTCATTCTGACAAATATTGGCGCAATTGGTTGTGCTCAGACACGGTCCATTGAACAACTGGCTACTCGTTTCACACATGCGTGCCTTGGCCGTGACCGGACCCATCCCTGAAGGTATAACACAAAGTAATCATACACAAGATTATACATAAATATT of the Raphanus sativus cultivar WK10039 unplaced genomic scaffold, ASM80110v3 Scaffold1760, whole genome shotgun sequence genome contains:
- the LOC130504723 gene encoding defensin-like protein 5 produces the protein MKLSFRLISAVPLLFMLLVATGMGPVTAKARMCETSSQLFNGPCLSTTNCANICQNEGFPDGDCQGFRLRCICNRPC